A window of Euwallacea similis isolate ESF13 chromosome 10, ESF131.1, whole genome shotgun sequence contains these coding sequences:
- the LOC136411636 gene encoding cubilin-like codes for MIATQTKLTLLITTITSVFSINIPETQELALVRNATRTSRQDIVWLPFFWSVGLVRFLNSECNAGNGFSGTCYTRRECNYLDGSRAASCANSAGVCCVFQRTCGGSSHLNNTYFVSPGFPATYKGGTTCSFTIEKQPDACQVRLDFLTLNLAQPNSNGTCITDALTVTGGASIVPIICGENNGQHIYVDFNGNTSITITIYVRSASSASRSWNIKIAQINCNCPWRAPTGCLQFYNELSGTVRSFNYGSSSVLNGTRQLAGLNYGVCVNMFPGYCSIQWSATSDPYSFSMTGNTFLAVGDNSIGTALAALTGNSCLTDFVVIPAPILNGNSTPLNTDRFCGNGFLTVTSYSKPFVLTVVTDGNELNDRGNRGFALSFMQELCSGALLTG; via the exons ATGATCGCTACACAGACCAAATTGACTCTCTTGATTACTACAATTACTTCGGTTTTCAGTATCAACATTCCTGAAACCCAAGAACTCGCCCTGGTGAGAAATGCCACCAGAACTTCCAGACAGGATATCGTTT GGCTCCCATTCTTCTGGAGTGTCGGGTTGGTTAGGTTTTTGAACTCGGAGTGCAACGCAGGCAATGGCTTCAGTGGTACCTGCTATACGCGCAGGGAGTGCAACTACTTGGATGGTTCTCGAGCAGCCTCCTGCGCAAATAGTGCTGGAGTTTGCTGCGTAT TTCAGCGCACGTGCGGTGGAAGCTCCCATCTTAACAACACTTACTTCGTGAGCCCGGGGTTCCCCGCCACATACAAAGGCGGTACTACCTGCTCCTTCACAATCGAAAAGCAACCGGATGCCTGCCAAGTACGTCTCGATTTCTTGACCTTAAACCTGGCTCAGCCCAACTCCAACGGCACGTGTATCACTGACGCCCTTACTGTCACGGGGGGGGCCTCTATAGTGCCCATTATTTGCGGGGAAAACAACGGGCAGCACATATATGTTGACTTCAATGGGAATACCTCCATCACCATAACAATCTACGTAAGAAGTGCTTCTTCAGCATCCCGATCATGGAACATTAAAATTGCCCAAATCAATTGCAACTGCCCTTGGAGAG CCCCAACTGGATGTCTTCAGTTCTACAACGAACTCTCAGGTACTGTGAGGAGCTTCAATTATGGTAGCTCCAGTGTTCTGAATGGTACCAGACAATTGGCAGGGCTGAACTATGGGGTGTGCGTGAACATGTTTCCTGGCTACTGTTCCATCCAATGGTCAGCGACCTCAGACCCCTACAGCTTCTCTATGACCGGGAATACCTTTTTGGCCGTAGGTGATAATAGTATAGGCACAGCCCTTGCTGCCTTGACAGGAAACAGTTGCCTTACAGACTTCGTGGTCATTCCTGCCCCCATTCTCAACGGCAACAGCACCCCCTTGAACACGGACAGGTTCTGCGGCAATGGGTTTCTTACGGTCACGT CCTATTCAAAGCCCTTTGTGCTGACTGTGGTAACTGATGGCAATGAACTGAATGACAGGGGAAATCGCGGATTTGCTCTATCTTTTATGCAGGAGCTGTGTTCTGGGGCTTTACTTACAGGctga
- the LOC136411461 gene encoding cuticle protein 70, isoforms A and B-like — protein MFKFVVILALAVCNVSAAPEPSVVAAPLVAAPLAPAVVTAQSSQVIARNYNALAAPLIAPAPVVAAPLVAPAPYVRAAPLVAPASVAAAAPLVGPAPYVASPYYNPYAAPLVL, from the exons ATGTTCAAGTTC GTCGTCATCCTAGCCCTCGCAGTCTGCAACGTCTCGGCAGCCCCTGAACCATCAGTAGTGGCAGCCCCACTAGTAGCAGCCCCTTTGGCTCCCGCAGTAGTAACTGCTCAAAGTTCTCAAGTAATAGCAAGGAATTACAACGCTTTGGCAGCTCCCTTAATCGCTCCAGCCCCAGTTGTGGCTGCCCCATTGGTAGCACCTGCTCCTTATGTTAGGGCAGCACCACTAGTGGCTCCAGCCTCAGTAGCAGCTGCGGCTCCTTTAGTCGGGCCTGCCCCATATGTTGCCAGTCCGTATTACAATCCCTACGCTGCCCCTTTGGTGCTGTAA
- the LOC136411637 gene encoding putative ankyrin repeat protein RF_0381 encodes MGKLVLVNKFNIILIPLYSPVKSQHEEEFFAAALVRDFDAINNLIERGLDPNIVDYEGMTILQIVAEKEDIPMGTMFHLVLLRSKYRLSIKAKYLLSFKKLNINTHSNTLNGDSALITAVIFNRTQMVSLLLQHGADPNIQNLTGQTALHSAVRKKNLENVKILLLSNAQPNVEDAFGNTPLSLSIIDRHSPDIASLLLKAQADPNFRVVKPQPLLIELALICRSTEHLNMVTLLVKNNANVNIKDPVSGLTSLHAVSITGYVPLARMLLALGASAIALDRMGRTPFDAAIEYEQKGLIHFYSERVMDMMGKISFVKRYEGRALAKKNKPQIRTNVRFADTQTMVCDSDKELFLEHI; translated from the exons ATGGGCAAGCTCgtgttagtaaataaattcaatataattttaatcccGCTTTATTCTCCAGTTAAAAGTCAGCACGAGGAAGAATTCTTTGCAGCAGCCCTTGTAAGGGATTTCGATGCCATTAATAATCTCATTGAGCGGGGCCTCGACCCCAACATTGTAGATTACGAAGGAATGACCATCCTTCAAATTGTAGCTGAAAAAGAGGATATCCCAATGGGTACTATGTTTCATTTAGTTTTGCTTCGGAGTAAATACAGATTGTCTATTAAAGCGAAGTATTTGCTATccttcaaaaaattgaacatcAACACGCACTCCAACACGCTAAATGGAGACTCGGCCCTTATCACCGCCGTGATCTTCAATAGGACCCAAATGGTATCTTTGCTATTGCAACATGGAGCTGATCCCAACATCCAGAACCTCACAGGGCAAACGGCCCTTCATAGCGCTGTGAGGAAGAAAAACCTGGAGAATGTGAAGATCCTTTTACTATCCAATGCTCAACCCAATGTAGAGGATGCATTCGGCAACACTCCCTTGTCTTTGAGCATCATTGACCGCCATTCACCGGACATCGCTTCTTTGCTGCTCAAAGCGCAAGCTGACCCGAACTTTAGAGTCGTCAAACCGCAGCCGCTCTTAATAG AACTAGCGCTTATCTGCAGATCTACAGAACACCTCAACATGGTGACCCTTCTCGTCAAGAACAATGCGAATGTGAACATCAAGGACCCCGTTTCAGGACTCACCTCCTTGCACGCAGTCTCGATTACCGGATATGTACCCCTGGCTAGGATGTTACTAGCCCTAGGGGCCAGTGCAATCGCGCTGGACCGCATGGGGAGGACTCCCTTTGATGCGGCCATAGAATACGAGCAAAAAG GGCTTATACACTTCTACAGTGAGAGGGTTATGGACAtgatgggaaaaatttcgtttgTAAAGCGCTATGAAGGAAGAGCGTtggcaaagaaaaataagcCGCAGATAAGGACAAACGTGAGGTTTGCCGACACCCAAACCATGGTTTGTGATTCCGATAAGGAGTTGTTTTTAGAACACATTTAG
- the LOC136411478 gene encoding pre-mRNA-splicing factor CWC22 homolog, with amino-acid sequence MLILNVTDDSERSGAATPLTPSPKSELRGIRLFRVISRKIARRPHDEGFHSTDESRSSSSDSCSSSGGHTSRISKERSVSPNHISSSSSDSGSDVQILRNRHHHSTSAESLKKVFQNLNLYHRSQSCSNTKEIKRKKEKKAQKSILRHPTSYTYVRGLSGLPTQRIPRGYNNCSCSMHYLSSLNRR; translated from the coding sequence ATGTTGATCCTCAATGTAACCGACGATAGCGAACGTTCAGGGGCCGCGACCCCCTTAACACCGTCCCCTAAAAGTGAACTCAGGGGCATTCGCTTGTTCCGGGTTATCAGTCGAAAAATCGCACGAAGACCTCATGACGAGGGCTTTCACAGCACTGACGAGAGCAGGTCTTCGAGTAGTGACAGTTGCTCTTCCTCAGGGGGGCACACCTCCAGGATATCCAAGGAGCGTTCGGTGTCTCCCAATCACATTTCCAGCAGCAGCAGCGATTCTGGAAGTGACGTGCAAATTTTGCGAAACAGGCACCACCACTCGACCTCCGCGGAAAGTCTGAAGAAGGTGTTccagaatttgaatttgtatcACAGGTCGCAGAGCTGTAGCAACACCAAGGAGATCAAGAGAAAAAAGGAGAAGAAGGCGCAGAAGAGCATTCTGAGGCATCCTACTAGTTACACCTATGTGAGGGGGCTCAGTGGTTTGCCTACTCAGAGGATACCTAGGGGGTACAACAACTGCAGCTGCAGCATGCACTATCTGAGCAGTCTCAACAGGCGGTAA